In Micromonospora sp. WMMD980, the following are encoded in one genomic region:
- a CDS encoding DUF3097 domain-containing protein — translation MAGRYDGDVLAGDWRRRKVTPEVDAEPDLVVEDADSGFCGAVVGFDSGAVVLEDRHGRRRNFPLLPAAFLLDGRPVTLRRPVRAPVPAARRRTASGSIAVDDVRAQVAKASRIWVEGVHDAALVERIWGDDLRIEGVVVEPLDGIDELAAEVRAFAPGPGRRLGVLVDHLVPGSKESRIVARVTSPHVLVTGHPYVDVWQAVRPAALGIAAWPVVPPGQPWKEGVCAALGVAEPADMWRHILSRVGSFADVETPLINAMERLIDFVTSPG, via the coding sequence ATGGCAGGGCGATACGACGGTGACGTGCTGGCCGGCGACTGGCGGCGGCGAAAGGTGACCCCCGAGGTCGACGCCGAACCCGACCTGGTGGTCGAGGACGCCGACTCCGGGTTCTGCGGCGCGGTGGTCGGCTTCGACTCCGGCGCCGTGGTGCTGGAGGACCGGCACGGGCGCCGGCGCAACTTCCCGCTGCTGCCCGCCGCGTTCCTGCTCGACGGCCGCCCGGTCACGCTGCGTCGACCGGTCCGCGCCCCGGTCCCCGCCGCCCGCCGGCGTACCGCGTCCGGCTCGATCGCGGTGGACGACGTGCGGGCGCAGGTCGCCAAGGCCAGCCGGATCTGGGTGGAGGGCGTGCACGACGCCGCGCTGGTGGAGCGGATCTGGGGCGACGACCTGCGGATCGAGGGTGTGGTCGTGGAGCCGCTCGACGGCATCGACGAGCTGGCCGCCGAGGTGCGCGCGTTCGCCCCCGGCCCGGGCCGGCGGCTCGGCGTGCTCGTCGACCATTTGGTGCCCGGCTCCAAGGAGAGCCGGATCGTGGCCCGGGTGACGTCGCCGCACGTGCTGGTCACCGGGCATCCCTACGTCGACGTGTGGCAGGCGGTGCGGCCGGCGGCGCTGGGCATCGCGGCGTGGCCGGTGGTGCCGCCGGGGCAGCCCTGGAAGGAGGGCGTCTGCGCGGCGCTCGGGGTGGCCGAACCGGCGGACATGTGGCGGCACATCCTGTCCCGGGTGGGCAGTTTCGCGGACGTGGAGACGCCGCTGATCAACGCGATGGAGCGGTTGATCGATTTCGTCACCTCGCCTGGGTGA
- a CDS encoding NfeD family protein — protein sequence MDAVFWIVLGVVLAVAEIFTTTLFLIMFGVGAFAAAGAAALGAPVALQAVIFAVVSALSLALARPVIRRNARSALETGDQPFGVEAIEGATAVVLEAVDAEHGMVKIDGELWTARSFDATQRYAAGERVQVIKVRGATALVWQDDISAPGELPEARG from the coding sequence GTGGACGCCGTGTTCTGGATCGTTCTGGGTGTGGTATTGGCGGTCGCCGAGATCTTCACGACGACGCTGTTCCTGATCATGTTCGGCGTCGGGGCGTTCGCCGCCGCCGGCGCCGCGGCGCTCGGCGCGCCGGTGGCGCTCCAGGCGGTGATCTTCGCGGTGGTGTCGGCGCTGTCCCTGGCGCTGGCCCGGCCGGTGATCCGCCGTAACGCCCGTTCGGCGCTGGAGACCGGCGACCAGCCGTTCGGCGTGGAGGCGATCGAGGGGGCCACCGCGGTGGTCCTGGAGGCGGTGGACGCCGAGCACGGCATGGTCAAGATCGATGGTGAGCTGTGGACGGCCCGGTCGTTCGACGCGACGCAGCGCTACGCGGCGGGTGAGCGGGTGCAGGTGATAAAGGTCCGGGGCGCTACCGCCCTGGTCTGGCAGGACGACATTTCCGCCCCGGGCGAGCTGCCCGAAGCGAGAGGGTGA
- a CDS encoding serine hydrolase domain-containing protein, with protein MALLPATARQVDLLVAHAQAEGHAPSLALGVVRDGELAHVALAGGHPRPDADLQYRIGSITKTMTAVLVMRERDAGHLALDDPLDAHLPGTPVGALTVRQLLGHASGLQREPDGEWWERAPGRDLGTLLAELNPDKIAYPPHLTYHYSNLAYGLLGAALERITGAPWAELLTERLLAPLGMRRTTVLPAEPYARGFVVHPWHETLREEPLTDSGAMAPAGQLWSTVEDLARWAAFLADPDPALLDPATLAEMCVPVAISDLDSWTGGHGLGVEFYRVGERVYVGHGGSMPGYVAGLVVHRPTRTAVVDFANSYGMRRGHHISGLARDVLTRVLDAEPTVPAPWRPAAAPPAADLVGLTGRWWWMGVEYEFRVDPAGDLVGGSVGKPLLRFTPEGPDRWRGRSGPQDGEILTVVRDQAGTAVALDIATFVLTRSPDQAP; from the coding sequence ATGGCCCTGCTGCCCGCGACCGCACGCCAGGTGGACCTGCTGGTGGCCCACGCCCAGGCGGAGGGACACGCCCCGTCGCTGGCGCTGGGCGTGGTCCGCGACGGCGAACTCGCGCACGTCGCGCTCGCCGGCGGGCACCCCCGGCCCGACGCCGACCTCCAGTACCGGATCGGCTCGATCACCAAGACCATGACCGCGGTGCTGGTGATGCGGGAGCGCGACGCCGGCCACCTCGCCCTGGACGACCCGCTCGACGCGCACCTGCCGGGCACCCCGGTCGGCGCGCTCACCGTGCGCCAACTGCTCGGACACGCCAGCGGCCTGCAACGCGAGCCGGACGGCGAGTGGTGGGAACGCGCCCCGGGCCGGGACCTCGGCACGCTGCTCGCCGAGCTGAACCCGGACAAGATCGCCTACCCGCCGCACCTCACCTACCACTACTCCAACCTGGCCTACGGGCTGCTCGGCGCCGCGCTGGAGCGGATCACCGGCGCGCCGTGGGCCGAGTTGCTGACCGAGCGGCTGCTGGCACCGCTGGGCATGCGTCGCACCACCGTGCTCCCGGCCGAGCCGTACGCCCGGGGTTTCGTCGTGCACCCGTGGCACGAGACGCTGCGGGAGGAGCCGCTGACCGACAGCGGCGCGATGGCGCCCGCCGGGCAGCTCTGGTCGACGGTCGAGGACCTGGCCCGCTGGGCGGCGTTCCTCGCCGACCCGGACCCGGCGCTGCTCGATCCGGCCACGCTGGCCGAGATGTGCGTCCCGGTGGCGATCAGCGACCTGGACTCGTGGACCGGCGGCCACGGCCTCGGCGTGGAGTTCTACCGCGTCGGCGAGCGGGTGTACGTCGGCCACGGCGGCTCCATGCCCGGGTACGTCGCCGGCCTGGTGGTGCACCGCCCCACCCGGACCGCCGTGGTGGACTTCGCGAACTCGTACGGGATGCGCCGCGGCCACCACATCTCCGGGCTCGCCCGCGACGTGCTCACCCGGGTGCTGGACGCCGAGCCGACCGTGCCCGCACCGTGGCGCCCGGCCGCCGCGCCGCCCGCCGCCGACCTGGTCGGGCTGACCGGTCGTTGGTGGTGGATGGGCGTCGAGTACGAGTTCCGCGTCGACCCGGCCGGCGACCTGGTGGGCGGGTCGGTCGGCAAACCGCTGCTCCGCTTCACGCCGGAGGGCCCGGACCGCTGGCGCGGACGCTCCGGCCCCCAGGACGGCGAGATCCTCACCGTCGTCCGCGACCAGGCCGGCACCGCGGTCGCGCTGGACATCGCCACCTTCGTCCTCACCCGATCCCCCGACCAGGCCCCCTGA
- a CDS encoding SPFH domain-containing protein has protein sequence MEFAAILLIAVAVIVVVTLAKAVRIVPQQRQDVVERLGKYKRTLNPGLNLLVPFVDAVRTKVDLREQVVSFPPQPVITSDNLVVSIDTVLYFKVVDSVRATYEISNFLQAIEQLTVTTLRNVIGSLDLERALTSREEINRHLSGVLDETTGRWGIKVTRVEIKAIEPPPSIRDSMEKQMRAERDRRAAILNAEGHKQSQILTAEGEKQAAVLRADGDRQARILQAEGQAKAIRTVFDAIHTANPSQKVLAYQYLQALPQIANGTANKVWIVPTELTKALEGMGGALGGLANMAGDAPAPGASQTAGEVEREAAEAAQAAAVAAQEIHDEVRVAEAQATGGNTAKGLPAPEPVSPETLLTDPADQRERG, from the coding sequence ATGGAGTTTGCAGCGATCCTGTTGATCGCCGTGGCGGTGATCGTCGTGGTGACCCTGGCCAAGGCGGTGCGGATCGTGCCGCAGCAGCGCCAGGACGTGGTGGAACGGCTCGGCAAGTACAAGCGCACGCTGAATCCGGGTCTCAACCTGCTGGTGCCGTTCGTCGACGCGGTGCGCACCAAGGTCGACCTGCGCGAGCAGGTGGTCAGCTTCCCGCCGCAGCCGGTGATCACTTCCGACAACCTGGTCGTGTCGATCGACACGGTGCTCTACTTCAAGGTCGTCGACTCGGTCCGCGCCACCTACGAGATCTCGAACTTCCTCCAGGCGATCGAGCAGCTCACCGTCACCACGCTGCGTAACGTGATCGGTTCGCTGGACCTGGAGCGCGCGCTGACCAGCCGCGAGGAGATCAACCGGCACCTCTCCGGCGTGCTGGACGAGACCACCGGCCGGTGGGGCATCAAGGTGACCCGGGTCGAGATCAAGGCGATCGAGCCGCCGCCGAGCATCCGCGACTCGATGGAGAAGCAGATGCGCGCCGAGCGGGACCGCCGGGCCGCGATCCTGAACGCCGAGGGGCACAAGCAGTCGCAGATCCTCACCGCCGAGGGTGAGAAGCAGGCCGCGGTGCTGCGCGCCGACGGTGACCGGCAGGCCCGGATCCTCCAGGCCGAGGGCCAGGCCAAGGCGATCCGCACCGTCTTCGACGCGATCCACACCGCCAACCCGAGCCAGAAGGTGCTGGCCTACCAATACCTCCAGGCGCTGCCGCAGATCGCCAACGGCACCGCCAACAAGGTCTGGATCGTGCCCACCGAGCTGACCAAGGCACTGGAGGGCATGGGCGGGGCGCTGGGCGGCCTGGCCAACATGGCGGGCGACGCCCCGGCGCCGGGGGCCAGCCAGACCGCCGGCGAGGTGGAGCGGGAGGCCGCCGAGGCCGCCCAGGCGGCGGCCGTCGCGGCGCAGGAGATCCACGACGAGGTACGCGTAGCGGAGGCGCAGGCCACCGGCGGAAACACGGCCAAGGGGCTGCCGGCCCCGGAGCCGGTGTCCCCGGAGACGCTGCTCACCGACCCGGCCGACCAGCGCGAGCGGGGCTGA